One genomic window of Sphingobacterium oryzagri includes the following:
- a CDS encoding DUF4859 domain-containing protein yields the protein MMKNKLSTLFLLAFLPCLLLCTGCNKQLLEELKAAAIAPLPGQELTVDTDTLAIYVPNEFADMNLYNNASTWSYERSQESTHFIVFWGAGYGANHPNAAAVPETYRVDIDDLLAKAEQFYAININTLKFAERGVGRSNLDNYKMMIFLHYTTEWMAYGGGYDDTIGALWINPATCKPVGSTIAHEIGHSFQYQVFADLKGGSGFRYGFGGNGGNAFWEQTAQWQAHQTYPAEAFTTYNFTVYTENYHRHIHHEWQRYASYFIHNYWADKHGIDIIGRIWREANQPEDPIQAYMRITGINVSQLNAELYEAATHFVTWDLPSIRTQGQNYIGMHTNKFSLQANGSYRVSYDRCPGTTGYNVIPLQLPAAGTQITAAFKGLPNAPGFNAVDAARAGWRYGYVALLNNGTRVYGDMAQGTEQSVNFTVPANCSKLWFVVTGAPSTYQAHAWDEIETNDDQWPYEVKFTNSGILGFIDVGAEPQNVTLTQSISFPYDSQNYTGATITLNATQLATAFAIQPSELASLMTAQEIKFYAIEQNGTLNPTTTANGYGHWFAANGNITTWGSNSVLFAEFDANTYNVSIGQFPGAATAGTEYTIRQALVYTYDTNKTAQATLIYKVKVE from the coding sequence ATGATGAAAAACAAATTGAGTACACTATTTCTCCTCGCTTTTCTGCCCTGCCTATTGCTCTGCACGGGTTGTAACAAACAATTGTTGGAAGAATTAAAGGCGGCTGCCATTGCGCCGTTGCCCGGACAGGAGCTCACGGTAGATACCGATACGTTAGCGATCTATGTGCCAAATGAATTTGCCGACATGAACCTGTACAACAATGCTAGTACCTGGTCTTACGAACGCAGCCAGGAGTCTACACATTTCATCGTATTCTGGGGCGCTGGTTATGGCGCCAATCATCCGAATGCAGCTGCCGTGCCTGAAACGTATCGTGTAGATATTGATGATCTACTTGCCAAAGCCGAACAGTTTTACGCCATCAACATCAACACGCTGAAATTTGCGGAGCGTGGAGTCGGTCGTTCCAACCTGGACAACTATAAAATGATGATTTTCCTGCATTACACGACAGAATGGATGGCTTACGGTGGTGGTTATGATGATACTATTGGCGCGCTCTGGATAAATCCCGCAACCTGTAAACCCGTTGGTTCCACCATCGCGCACGAGATTGGCCACAGCTTTCAATACCAGGTATTTGCAGATTTAAAAGGCGGTTCGGGGTTTCGCTACGGTTTTGGTGGAAATGGTGGCAATGCGTTCTGGGAACAAACCGCACAGTGGCAAGCGCACCAGACGTATCCAGCGGAAGCATTTACGACCTACAATTTTACCGTATATACCGAAAATTACCATCGCCATATCCACCATGAGTGGCAACGGTATGCCAGTTATTTTATTCATAATTATTGGGCAGACAAACACGGCATCGATATCATTGGTCGTATATGGCGCGAAGCAAACCAGCCTGAAGATCCGATACAAGCATACATGCGCATCACCGGAATCAATGTAAGTCAGCTCAATGCCGAACTGTACGAAGCGGCAACACATTTTGTGACCTGGGATCTTCCCAGTATCCGCACACAAGGACAAAACTACATCGGTATGCACACCAATAAATTCAGTTTACAGGCTAATGGAAGCTATCGCGTAAGTTATGATCGCTGCCCGGGCACAACGGGTTACAATGTTATCCCGCTTCAGCTTCCCGCGGCTGGTACACAAATTACGGCAGCATTCAAGGGTTTGCCTAATGCGCCGGGTTTTAATGCGGTTGATGCTGCTCGCGCCGGCTGGCGTTATGGATACGTAGCGTTACTGAATAACGGAACGCGCGTGTATGGCGACATGGCACAAGGCACGGAGCAATCGGTAAACTTTACCGTGCCGGCCAACTGTAGCAAGCTGTGGTTTGTGGTAACAGGTGCGCCTTCTACATATCAAGCACATGCTTGGGATGAGATCGAAACCAATGACGACCAATGGCCTTACGAAGTGAAGTTTACCAATTCTGGTATATTAGGATTTATAGATGTTGGTGCCGAACCGCAAAACGTTACCTTGACGCAATCTATCAGTTTCCCGTACGATAGTCAAAATTATACAGGTGCGACCATTACACTTAATGCGACGCAACTGGCTACGGCTTTTGCTATACAACCTTCGGAGCTGGCAAGTTTGATGACCGCACAAGAAATCAAGTTTTACGCGATCGAACAGAATGGCACATTAAACCCAACGACGACGGCCAATGGTTATGGTCATTGGTTTGCAGCAAACGGCAATATCACGACTTGGGGGAGTAACTCGGTATTATTTGCGGAATTTGATGCAAATACGTACAACGTGTCAATCGGCCAATTTCCAGGCGCCGCCACAGCAGGCACGGAATATACTATTCGGCAAGCATTGGTGTATACCTATGACACGAACAAGACCGCGCAAGCGACCTTAATCTACAAAGTCAAGGTAGAGTAG